In a genomic window of Virgibacillus sp. SK37:
- the yqiS gene encoding phosphate butyryltransferase produces MQTLEEIKQKVRKKRKQKVSVANPADQEVLLAIKYALEQDFCTFLLVGDSEKIRSAANDIALELDPHYITIEDVKDENAIARVAVSAVQNRKADILMKGNITTKSLLRAVLHKEYGLRSGQVLSHVALFEIPGQERLLFLTDAAMNIDPNLKEKTQIIQNAVKVAKGIGYQCPRVAILAPVEVVNEEMQSTIDAAILTQMQVRGQITGCTVDGPLAFDNAVSPVAAKHKNIQSDVAGKADILLVPSIEVGNALYKSFVYFAKAKVAAVVSGAKAPIVLTSRSDSAESKLNSLALALLSSTTFEEEN; encoded by the coding sequence ATGCAAACACTAGAAGAAATCAAACAAAAAGTTAGAAAGAAGAGAAAGCAAAAAGTATCCGTGGCAAATCCGGCTGATCAGGAAGTACTTTTAGCAATTAAATATGCTCTTGAACAAGATTTTTGTACCTTTTTATTAGTTGGTGATTCTGAAAAAATACGATCAGCTGCAAATGATATTGCTTTAGAATTAGATCCTCATTATATAACTATTGAGGATGTTAAAGATGAAAATGCAATTGCGAGAGTAGCTGTTTCTGCAGTTCAAAATAGGAAAGCTGATATTTTAATGAAGGGTAATATAACAACTAAATCGTTATTAAGAGCCGTTCTTCATAAGGAATACGGACTAAGGTCAGGACAAGTATTATCCCATGTAGCTCTTTTTGAGATACCAGGCCAAGAACGTTTATTATTCCTTACAGATGCAGCAATGAATATAGACCCAAATCTAAAAGAGAAAACACAAATTATACAAAATGCGGTTAAAGTAGCAAAAGGAATTGGTTATCAATGTCCAAGAGTCGCGATTCTTGCACCAGTTGAAGTTGTAAACGAAGAAATGCAGTCTACAATAGACGCAGCAATTTTGACCCAAATGCAAGTTAGAGGACAAATTACAGGATGTACTGTTGATGGTCCACTCGCATTTGATAATGCCGTTTCCCCTGTAGCTGCCAAACACAAGAACATCCAGTCGGACGTTGCCGGGAAAGCGGATATCCTTTTGGTTCCGTCCATTGAAGTCGGAAATGCACTATACAAATCCTTTGTATATTTTGCCAAGGCTAAGGTGGCGGCTGTTGTTAGTGGTGCTAAGGCTCCAATTGTACTAACATCAAGGTCTGACTCCGCGGAGAGTAAGTTAAATTCATTAGCTTTAGCTTTGTTATCATCAACAACATTTGAGGAGGAGAATTAA
- a CDS encoding sigma-54-dependent Fis family transcriptional regulator codes for MKRVLIVGAGKGGSVLLNILRATKRMHIVAIIDKDIHAEGLRLARKFNIPCDHDWKHWIEKDIDIIIEATGDDKVLDEIIECRNRKTVVIPGTVAYIIAELFNEKEELLKEIRLQMDNQNLILNNIRDGMIVVNHTGQVDFVNRSAQEIVGLEKDEFEGKQIHEVIQNSRLPIVLRNKRKEVNQKLVLKNGKQIITTRIPIINADGNLQGAFAIFKDITEVVNLAEENTDLNEIKTMLEAIIQSSDEAISVVDENGVGLMINPAYTKITGLKEEDIVGAPASVDISEGESMHMKVLQTRRAVRGVRMKVGPTNKDVYVNVAPIIVDGKIKGSVGVLHDVTEVRSLTSELKRARQIIRSLEAKYTFDDIIGGSSEMRLALEQAKVGAKTPATVLLRGKSGTGKELFAHAIHNESDRKHNKFIRVNCAAIAESILESELFGYEEGAFSGAKHGGKKGLFEEANLGSIFLDEIGELSLNMQAKLLRVLQENEIVRVGGTDPITLDVRVITATNVNLEKAIMNKTFREDLYYRLNRLPIFIPSLQERLSDLPELVLHIIVKTNQDYGKNVKSISNEALAELKKYNWPGNIRELENVIGRAMIYMDINEEVIQLEHLPELGVTAKIPNNPTAPDLIEAQSLQLAVERYEKSYIAKIYKKNNFNKTKTAKELKISIRSLYYKLEKYQLE; via the coding sequence ATGAAGCGAGTACTTATCGTTGGGGCTGGCAAAGGGGGCAGTGTACTTTTAAACATATTACGCGCAACCAAACGTATGCATATTGTTGCAATTATAGACAAAGACATACATGCAGAGGGATTAAGGCTTGCTAGAAAATTTAATATCCCTTGTGATCATGATTGGAAACATTGGATAGAAAAAGATATAGATATAATTATTGAAGCAACCGGTGACGATAAAGTTCTTGATGAGATCATAGAATGCAGAAATAGAAAGACAGTTGTTATTCCTGGTACAGTAGCTTACATAATTGCGGAGCTTTTTAATGAAAAAGAAGAGTTACTAAAAGAAATTCGCCTGCAAATGGATAACCAAAACCTGATTCTAAATAATATAAGAGATGGAATGATTGTAGTAAATCATACCGGACAAGTAGACTTTGTGAACAGAAGTGCGCAGGAAATTGTTGGGTTAGAAAAGGATGAGTTTGAAGGTAAGCAAATTCATGAAGTGATTCAAAATTCGAGACTGCCAATTGTTCTACGTAATAAAAGAAAAGAAGTCAACCAAAAATTAGTATTGAAAAACGGGAAGCAAATAATTACTACAAGAATTCCTATTATTAATGCGGACGGGAATTTACAGGGCGCTTTTGCCATATTCAAAGATATTACAGAGGTAGTAAACCTGGCCGAAGAAAATACGGACCTCAATGAAATTAAAACAATGCTAGAAGCAATTATCCAATCCTCTGATGAAGCAATTAGTGTAGTGGATGAAAACGGAGTAGGACTGATGATCAATCCAGCATACACAAAAATTACCGGTCTCAAAGAAGAAGACATTGTCGGTGCTCCAGCTTCTGTGGACATCTCCGAGGGAGAGAGTATGCATATGAAGGTGCTACAGACCCGCAGAGCAGTAAGAGGAGTTAGAATGAAGGTTGGGCCAACCAACAAAGATGTGTACGTTAACGTTGCTCCCATAATTGTAGATGGGAAAATTAAAGGTAGTGTAGGAGTCCTCCACGATGTTACGGAAGTCCGGTCTTTGACAAGTGAATTAAAAAGAGCAAGGCAAATTATCCGCAGCTTAGAAGCAAAATACACTTTTGACGACATTATAGGTGGTTCGTCAGAGATGAGGTTAGCTCTGGAGCAGGCAAAAGTAGGGGCAAAGACACCTGCAACTGTTTTGTTGAGGGGAAAGTCGGGTACAGGAAAAGAATTGTTTGCACATGCTATCCACAATGAAAGTGACCGGAAGCATAATAAGTTTATTAGAGTAAACTGTGCTGCAATAGCAGAATCAATTTTAGAAAGTGAATTATTTGGTTATGAAGAGGGAGCCTTTTCTGGTGCAAAGCACGGTGGAAAAAAAGGTTTATTTGAGGAAGCAAATTTGGGGAGTATATTTCTTGATGAAATAGGGGAACTATCGTTAAACATGCAAGCCAAACTTCTTCGAGTACTACAGGAGAATGAAATTGTGCGAGTTGGAGGAACTGATCCTATAACACTTGATGTTAGGGTAATTACAGCCACAAACGTAAACTTGGAAAAGGCAATTATGAATAAAACTTTTAGGGAAGACTTGTATTACCGATTAAATCGATTACCAATTTTTATTCCGAGTCTTCAAGAAAGGTTGTCAGACCTCCCTGAACTAGTTCTGCACATTATAGTGAAGACAAATCAGGATTACGGAAAAAACGTCAAATCTATATCAAATGAGGCGCTTGCTGAATTAAAAAAATATAATTGGCCGGGAAACATCAGGGAATTAGAGAATGTGATAGGTCGGGCAATGATTTATATGGACATTAATGAGGAAGTTATTCAATTAGAGCATTTACCTGAGCTAGGGGTTACAGCAAAAATACCAAACAACCCTACTGCGCCCGATTTAATTGAAGCGCAATCTTTACAACTGGCTGTAGAAAGATATGAAAAAAGCTATATTGCAAAAATATATAAAAAGAACAACTTTAATAAAACTAAAACAGCTAAGGAATTAAAAATTTCAATTAGAAGTTTATACTATAAGCTAGAAAAGTATCAACTTGAATAA
- the buk gene encoding butyrate kinase, which yields MDCLLFQRRKNNLKPQYRILVINPGSTSTKIGVFDNEHCIFEKTLRHNVEELGRFPHVVDQFEFRKQVILEQLDYEGINISKLNSVCGRGGLLRAIEGGTYQVNDAMLHDLRVGYNGEHASNLGGILAYEIASGLNLNAYIVDPVVVDELDDIARFSGVPEIPRKSIFHALNQKAVARRAASDLSSSYEDLHIIVAHMGGGITVGAHKKGKVIDVNNGLHGEGPFSPERAGTVPAGDLVSMCFSGGYYRDEIMKKLVGKGGLVAYLSTNDALEVEKRIESGDDFSLKVYGAMAYQVAKEIGSMSAVLEGNVDVIVLTGGLAYGKTFVEMITRRVGWIADTLTYPGENELTALNEGVLRVLREEEEPKIYTHS from the coding sequence ATGGACTGTTTACTTTTTCAACGGAGGAAAAATAATTTGAAACCACAATACAGAATACTTGTCATTAATCCCGGGTCTACTTCTACTAAAATTGGTGTATTTGATAATGAGCACTGTATCTTTGAAAAGACACTTCGTCATAACGTTGAAGAGTTGGGTCGTTTCCCCCATGTAGTTGATCAATTTGAATTTAGAAAGCAAGTTATATTGGAGCAGCTCGATTATGAAGGTATCAATATATCAAAATTAAATTCTGTTTGCGGACGTGGTGGTTTGCTTAGAGCAATTGAAGGAGGTACATATCAAGTTAATGATGCGATGCTCCACGATTTAAGGGTTGGATATAACGGTGAACACGCTTCCAATCTAGGAGGAATCCTCGCATATGAGATTGCTTCAGGACTAAATCTAAATGCTTATATAGTCGATCCGGTGGTTGTTGATGAATTAGATGATATTGCACGTTTTTCAGGTGTACCTGAAATTCCTAGAAAAAGTATTTTCCATGCCTTGAATCAGAAAGCAGTTGCACGAAGGGCTGCATCTGACCTAAGTTCCTCTTACGAAGATCTCCATATTATTGTTGCGCATATGGGAGGAGGGATAACAGTTGGAGCCCATAAGAAAGGAAAAGTAATAGATGTCAATAATGGGTTGCATGGGGAAGGGCCATTTTCGCCAGAAAGAGCTGGAACAGTACCAGCCGGGGATCTCGTTTCCATGTGTTTTTCCGGAGGTTACTATAGGGATGAAATAATGAAAAAGCTTGTTGGAAAAGGTGGATTAGTAGCTTATTTAAGTACTAATGATGCATTAGAAGTGGAAAAGAGAATTGAAAGTGGAGATGATTTTTCCCTAAAAGTATATGGGGCTATGGCATATCAGGTTGCAAAAGAAATTGGTTCCATGAGCGCTGTTCTTGAGGGAAATGTAGACGTAATTGTGTTAACCGGCGGATTGGCATATGGAAAGACATTTGTAGAAATGATCACAAGAAGAGTTGGTTGGATAGCAGATACGCTAACATATCCTGGTGAAAATGAACTTACCGCCTTGAATGAAGGAGTACTTCGCGTACTTCGTGAAGAAGAAGAACCAAAGATCTATACTCATAGTTAA
- the bcd gene encoding branched-chain amino acid dehydrogenase yields MEIFTYMEKYDYEQLVFCQDKSSGLKAIIAIHDTTLGPALGGTRMWTYNSEEEAIEDALRLAKGMTYKNAAAGLNLGGGKTVIIGDPKKDKNPEMFRAFGRYIQGLNGRYITAEDVGTTVQDMDLIHMETDFVTGISAEAGSSGNPSPVTAYGVYKGMKAAAKEAFNDDSLEGKTIAVQGVGNVAYALCEYLHKEGAKLVVTDINKGAVERAVEAFNATAVDPDDIYDVDCDIYAPCALGATINDDTIPRIKAKVIAGSANNQLKSSEHGDIIFEKGIIYAPDYVINSGGVINVADELVGYNEERALKKVETIYDSLQKVFEISRRDHIPSYVAADRMAEERIEAERNSRSQFLLNGHHILSRR; encoded by the coding sequence ATGGAAATTTTTACTTATATGGAAAAATATGATTATGAACAGTTGGTCTTTTGTCAGGATAAAAGTTCAGGACTAAAAGCAATTATTGCAATCCACGATACAACATTGGGTCCAGCACTGGGAGGTACCAGAATGTGGACTTATAATTCGGAGGAGGAAGCGATAGAAGATGCTTTAAGACTGGCGAAAGGGATGACTTATAAGAACGCTGCAGCCGGCCTTAACTTAGGTGGGGGTAAAACAGTAATTATTGGTGACCCGAAAAAAGATAAAAATCCAGAAATGTTTAGGGCATTTGGTCGTTATATTCAAGGATTAAATGGTCGATACATCACTGCAGAAGACGTTGGGACAACTGTACAAGATATGGACTTAATCCATATGGAAACTGATTTTGTTACAGGTATTTCAGCAGAGGCCGGTTCATCAGGTAATCCTTCTCCAGTTACTGCTTACGGTGTTTATAAAGGAATGAAGGCTGCTGCTAAAGAAGCATTTAACGACGATTCCCTTGAAGGGAAAACAATCGCCGTACAAGGGGTTGGAAATGTGGCGTATGCTTTATGTGAGTACTTACATAAAGAAGGCGCTAAACTAGTTGTTACTGACATCAACAAAGGAGCAGTTGAGCGTGCGGTAGAAGCATTCAATGCAACAGCGGTTGATCCTGATGATATTTATGATGTGGACTGTGATATTTATGCTCCTTGTGCTTTAGGTGCAACAATAAATGATGATACTATTCCAAGAATAAAAGCCAAAGTAATTGCCGGATCTGCTAATAATCAACTAAAATCATCGGAACATGGAGATATCATTTTTGAAAAGGGAATTATATATGCTCCTGATTATGTAATAAATTCTGGTGGTGTAATAAATGTAGCTGATGAATTAGTTGGATATAACGAAGAGAGAGCGCTTAAGAAGGTTGAAACAATTTATGATAGTTTACAAAAGGTATTTGAAATATCCAGAAGAGACCATATTCCTTCTTATGTAGCTGCAGATCGTATGGCTGAAGAGAGAATTGAAGCAGAAAGAAATTCAAGAAGCCAGTTTTTATTAAATGGGCATCATATTCTAAGTAGAAGATAA
- a CDS encoding DUF2627 domain-containing protein gives MSRTIALLVLLIPGVIAAFGIKLMRDSLFADFYPVFFHIGIQFLIGLVLFLAGIAFIGGFIVHRDRKKQTTEKKKN, from the coding sequence ATGAGTAGAACAATTGCGTTACTAGTGCTGCTAATCCCTGGTGTTATTGCTGCGTTTGGAATTAAGTTAATGAGAGATTCCTTATTCGCTGACTTTTATCCGGTGTTTTTCCATATAGGAATTCAGTTTCTTATAGGTTTAGTGCTGTTTTTAGCAGGTATTGCATTTATTGGTGGTTTTATTGTCCATAGAGACAGAAAGAAGCAAACCACAGAAAAGAAGAAGAATTAA
- a CDS encoding aspartate kinase, giving the protein MKVVKFGGSSVASAEQLKKVGDIIKEDDSRKFIVVSAPGKRTKEDIKITDLLIELGNTYIHKMDYNKVKQTILQRFNDIIQTLALQAGLLDEIEGSIEQGLIDLEHDLENIDCLKAIGEDSSAKILSAYLQKLGLNAHYLNPKQAGIIVSNEPGNAHILPESYKKIGTLREKEGIMVIPGFFGYTEEDELMTFSRGGSDITGSIIAAGVKASLYENFTDVDSVYKVNPTIVSNPKEIRTLTYKEMRELSYAGFSVFHDEALIPAFNAQIPVCIKNTNNPSKPGTMIVSEKKQDEKCVVGIASDIGFTSIYISKYLMNREVGFGRKLFQILEEEGVSFEHAPSGIDDMSIIIRESRLGSDKEEIILQRFKEELQPDQVDIHRDLAIVMVVGEGLVSTIGVAQKATTAFAEANVNIEMINQGSSEVSMMFGIKKEDLSKAVRSLYYHFFE; this is encoded by the coding sequence ATGAAAGTTGTTAAGTTTGGTGGAAGTTCTGTAGCAAGTGCAGAGCAATTAAAAAAGGTAGGAGATATCATTAAGGAGGATGATTCAAGAAAGTTCATCGTAGTTTCTGCACCTGGAAAAAGAACAAAAGAGGACATCAAAATTACTGATTTACTAATTGAATTAGGCAATACCTACATACATAAAATGGATTATAACAAAGTTAAACAAACAATTCTTCAGCGTTTTAACGATATCATTCAAACCTTAGCATTACAAGCAGGCCTATTGGATGAAATAGAGGGTTCGATTGAACAAGGGCTAATCGACCTAGAGCATGACCTAGAAAACATTGATTGTCTTAAAGCAATAGGAGAAGATAGCTCTGCAAAAATTTTAAGTGCCTACCTTCAAAAACTTGGACTGAACGCACATTATTTAAACCCAAAACAGGCTGGGATAATTGTAAGTAATGAGCCAGGTAACGCTCATATTCTTCCGGAAAGCTATAAAAAAATTGGTACTCTTCGTGAGAAAGAAGGAATTATGGTAATACCTGGATTCTTTGGTTACACAGAGGAAGATGAACTAATGACCTTTTCCAGGGGAGGTTCTGATATCACAGGGTCGATTATTGCAGCTGGGGTAAAGGCTAGTTTATATGAAAATTTCACTGATGTGGATTCGGTTTACAAAGTTAACCCTACAATTGTAAGTAATCCGAAAGAAATTAGAACATTAACCTACAAAGAAATGCGGGAATTGTCATATGCCGGATTTTCAGTATTTCATGACGAGGCACTTATTCCTGCTTTTAATGCTCAAATTCCGGTTTGCATTAAGAATACAAACAATCCATCCAAACCTGGTACTATGATCGTTTCTGAGAAAAAACAAGATGAGAAATGTGTCGTTGGCATTGCAAGTGACATAGGCTTTACCAGCATTTATATAAGTAAATATTTAATGAACCGGGAAGTTGGATTTGGAAGAAAGTTATTTCAAATCTTAGAAGAAGAAGGGGTTTCTTTTGAACATGCGCCTTCTGGAATTGATGATATGTCCATAATTATTAGAGAAAGCAGATTAGGGAGCGACAAAGAAGAAATTATTTTACAACGCTTTAAAGAAGAACTGCAGCCTGATCAAGTTGATATCCACCGTGATCTAGCTATTGTAATGGTAGTTGGAGAAGGCTTAGTAAGTACAATTGGTGTTGCACAGAAAGCGACAACTGCTTTTGCAGAGGCAAACGTAAATATTGAAATGATTAACCAGGGGTCCTCAGAAGTCTCTATGATGTTTGGGATTAAGAAGGAAGATTTAAGTAAGGCAGTTCGCTCTTTGTATTATCATTTTTTCGAATAA
- the spo0A gene encoding sporulation transcription factor Spo0A, which produces MGKIKVCLVDDNRELIKLMEEYFEEQSDIDVIGVAHNGRDCLSMLEEMEPDVLLLDIIMPHIDGLAVLNTLRSQEGHKPNVIMLTAFGQEEVMKKAVDLGASYFILKPFDLDHLADQIRQVQGSGSYSSPNMKQTNKREKKKQDLEASITNIIHEIGVPAHIKGYMYLREAITMVYNDIELLGSITKVLYPDIAKKYNTTASRVERAIRHAIEVAWSRGNIDSISALFGYTISITKAKPTNSEFIAMVADRLRLEHKAS; this is translated from the coding sequence GTGGGAAAAATTAAAGTTTGTCTTGTCGATGATAATAGGGAATTAATTAAGTTAATGGAAGAGTATTTCGAGGAACAATCCGATATAGATGTAATTGGAGTTGCTCATAATGGCAGGGATTGTTTATCTATGTTGGAAGAGATGGAACCAGACGTGCTTTTATTAGATATCATAATGCCACATATTGATGGGCTCGCCGTGCTTAATACGCTTCGAAGCCAAGAAGGTCATAAGCCAAATGTTATCATGTTAACAGCGTTTGGGCAGGAAGAAGTGATGAAAAAGGCTGTAGATTTAGGCGCTTCTTATTTTATATTAAAGCCGTTTGATTTGGATCACTTGGCAGATCAAATACGTCAAGTACAGGGAAGTGGTTCGTATTCTTCTCCAAATATGAAACAAACAAACAAAAGAGAGAAGAAAAAGCAGGATTTAGAAGCAAGTATTACGAATATAATTCATGAGATTGGAGTTCCTGCACATATTAAGGGGTATATGTATTTAAGAGAAGCAATTACAATGGTGTACAATGATATTGAGTTATTGGGCTCCATTACAAAGGTTTTGTATCCGGATATAGCTAAGAAATATAATACTACGGCGTCAAGAGTGGAGCGTGCAATTCGTCATGCAATCGAGGTAGCTTGGAGTAGAGGAAATATTGACTCGATATCTGCTCTATTTGGCTACACAATAAGCATTACAAAAGCAAAACCGACCAATTCTGAATTCATTGCAATGGTTGCAGATCGATTACGTCTGGAGCATAAAGCGAGTTAA
- the spoIVB gene encoding SpoIVB peptidase — protein sequence MNFLKTNIRILTGIVLLVAGLIIPFLTPVQNYLSIPNELEIFHNSQVPIPTLGESIQVSNTSEKSVQSIEGSPFYAESPGGSEIVYELAGIPIKKVDMSVLDDLRIIPGGHSIGVQLQTKGVLVVGHHLVSVKNGSVSPGEEADIMVGDVILEIDGEPIKEMKEVKPFVSNAAKNKTPLNIKLKRGDEILKKELQPVMDTKDQEYKLGLYIRDTAAGIGTMTFYDKKSKNYGALGHVISDMDTKKPIQINDGTIVHSSVTSIEKGNNGVPGEKQATFSIKENKIGSITKNSPFGIFGKLNEDSINNLKGKPLPVALSHEVKEGPATIRTVVEDEKVEEFDVEIVSSVPQKFPATKGMVIKITDEELLKKTGGIVQGMSGSPIIQNGKIIGAVTHVFVNDPTSGYGVHIEWMLQDAGIDIKKQNKNKAG from the coding sequence TTGAATTTCTTAAAAACAAATATAAGAATATTGACAGGCATAGTACTTCTTGTTGCCGGGTTAATTATTCCATTCCTAACACCTGTACAAAATTACCTCTCCATTCCGAATGAGTTGGAAATATTTCATAATAGCCAAGTGCCAATCCCTACTTTGGGTGAAAGTATTCAAGTAAGTAATACGTCTGAAAAAAGCGTGCAATCAATAGAGGGGTCTCCCTTTTATGCTGAAAGTCCTGGTGGAAGTGAAATTGTTTATGAACTTGCCGGAATACCAATTAAAAAAGTTGATATGTCTGTACTGGATGATTTACGTATAATACCAGGCGGACATTCCATTGGTGTTCAACTTCAGACTAAAGGAGTACTTGTAGTTGGTCATCATTTGGTTTCTGTTAAGAATGGATCTGTATCACCTGGAGAAGAAGCAGATATCATGGTTGGTGATGTTATCTTAGAGATAGATGGGGAGCCTATAAAAGAAATGAAAGAAGTAAAACCATTTGTAAGTAATGCAGCAAAAAACAAAACACCTCTTAATATTAAGTTAAAAAGAGGTGACGAGATACTAAAGAAAGAACTTCAGCCAGTAATGGATACAAAAGACCAAGAGTACAAGCTGGGTTTGTATATAAGAGATACGGCAGCAGGGATTGGAACTATGACGTTCTATGATAAAAAATCAAAAAATTATGGTGCACTAGGTCACGTTATATCCGATATGGATACAAAGAAGCCAATTCAAATAAATGATGGAACAATTGTACACTCTTCCGTTACTTCAATTGAAAAAGGAAATAATGGTGTACCTGGTGAAAAGCAAGCCACATTTTCCATAAAAGAAAATAAAATTGGCTCAATAACTAAGAACAGTCCTTTTGGTATCTTCGGTAAATTGAACGAAGATAGTATAAATAACTTAAAAGGCAAGCCATTGCCTGTTGCGTTATCACATGAAGTCAAGGAAGGGCCTGCCACGATCCGAACTGTTGTAGAGGATGAAAAAGTGGAAGAATTTGATGTAGAGATTGTTAGTTCAGTCCCTCAGAAATTTCCTGCAACAAAAGGAATGGTAATCAAGATAACGGATGAGGAATTGCTCAAAAAAACCGGTGGTATTGTTCAAGGAATGAGTGGAAGTCCAATTATCCAAAATGGGAAGATTATAGGAGCAGTTACACATGTGTTTGTAAATGATCCTACTTCGGGTTATGGAGTGCATATTGAGTGGATGTTACAGGATGCAGGGATTGATATTAAGAAGCAAAATAAAAATAAAGCTGGCTAA
- the lpdA gene encoding dihydrolipoyl dehydrogenase produces the protein MAKEYDLVILGGGTGGYVAAIRAAQIGMQVAVVEKEKLGGTCLHRGCIPSKALLRSAEVYRQTKQAGEFGIATENTTLNFPKVQERKDSIVSILHQGVKGLMKKGKIDVFEGYGRILGPSIFSPMPGTISIEYANGDENTMIVPKNVLIATGSRPKSLPGLTLDGTYVMSSDDALQMEELPDSIIIVGGGVIGIEWASMLADFGVKVTVIEYLANILPTEDEAIAKEVEKQLKNKGITFVKNAKVLPDTLEINNMVSIKAELAEEKKEFNADKMLVSVGREANTTNIGLENTDIVVDKGFIKTNDYYQTKETHIYAIGDVIGGMQLAHVASHEGIVAVEHMADENPEPLNYNNIPSCIYSNPEAASVGLTEKQANEAGFQTKVGKFPFKAIGKALVHGDSDGFVKIIADKQTDDLLGVHMVGPHVTDMISEAGLAKVLDATPWEIASTVHPHPTLSEIMGEAALAVEGKQIHG, from the coding sequence ATGGCAAAGGAATACGATTTAGTTATTTTAGGCGGAGGAACTGGCGGCTACGTTGCTGCTATACGGGCTGCACAAATTGGCATGCAGGTAGCCGTTGTAGAAAAAGAAAAGTTAGGCGGAACTTGCCTGCACCGTGGATGTATACCTTCAAAAGCATTACTAAGAAGTGCAGAAGTATACCGACAGACAAAGCAAGCTGGTGAATTTGGTATAGCTACAGAAAACACTACTTTAAATTTTCCAAAAGTACAAGAAAGAAAAGACAGCATTGTGAGCATACTGCATCAAGGTGTAAAAGGATTGATGAAAAAAGGTAAGATAGATGTTTTTGAGGGATATGGTCGGATACTGGGTCCAAGTATTTTCTCTCCTATGCCAGGAACTATTTCCATTGAATACGCAAATGGTGATGAAAACACAATGATTGTTCCTAAAAATGTGCTAATTGCTACAGGCTCAAGACCTAAATCCTTGCCTGGACTTACGTTGGATGGAACATATGTAATGAGTTCTGATGACGCTTTACAGATGGAAGAATTACCTGATTCCATAATTATTGTAGGTGGTGGGGTAATTGGAATTGAGTGGGCATCGATGCTAGCTGATTTTGGTGTGAAAGTTACAGTAATCGAATACTTAGCAAATATTTTGCCTACAGAGGATGAAGCGATTGCAAAGGAAGTTGAGAAACAGTTAAAGAATAAGGGAATTACCTTTGTGAAAAATGCCAAAGTCTTACCTGATACACTTGAAATCAATAATATGGTCTCCATTAAGGCAGAACTTGCTGAGGAAAAGAAAGAGTTTAATGCTGACAAGATGCTTGTTTCGGTTGGACGTGAAGCTAATACGACGAACATTGGATTGGAGAATACGGATATTGTAGTGGATAAAGGCTTCATAAAGACAAATGATTACTATCAGACAAAAGAGACACATATTTACGCAATTGGTGACGTAATAGGTGGAATGCAACTGGCACATGTTGCTTCCCATGAGGGAATTGTTGCTGTAGAACACATGGCCGATGAAAACCCAGAACCACTTAATTACAATAATATACCTTCATGTATCTATTCTAATCCTGAAGCAGCAAGCGTTGGACTAACAGAAAAACAAGCCAATGAAGCAGGCTTTCAAACGAAAGTCGGTAAATTCCCGTTTAAAGCGATAGGGAAAGCACTTGTGCATGGTGACTCAGATGGATTTGTAAAAATAATTGCTGATAAACAAACAGATGATTTGTTAGGTGTTCACATGGTAGGACCACATGTAACTGACATGATTTCTGAAGCAGGTTTGGCAAAAGTGTTAGACGCCACCCCTTGGGAAATAGCAAGTACAGTCCACCCACACCCAACTCTTTCAGAGATAATGGGAGAAGCTGCCTTGGCAGTGGAAGGAAAACAAATTCACGGATAA